Genomic segment of Sphingobium sp. Z007:
CGGACCTGGCGGACGCCAGATTGTGACGGACGACGAGCGTCGCGCCATCGAGCAGGATTGCGCCCGGCTGGTCGCACTCTACGCCAATCTCAACGATGCGGGCCGATGGGCGGATGTCGCGGCGCTCTATGCGCCCGATGGCCGCATGGCGCGCCCGACCGCGCCCGGTGAATGGACGGAGGGACGCGACGCGATCCTGGCCGCCTTCCTCGCCCGGCCGGCGCGGACCACGCGGCATGTCTGTTCCAATGTCGTGATCGACGTGCTGAGCGAGGGCGAAGCGACGGGGGAAAGCGCGATGCTGCTGTTCACCGGCGAAGGCGGCCCGAAAGTCGGTTCCTTTCACGACCGTTTCGTGCGCATAGAGACAGGCTGGCGCTTTGCCGAAAGGCGGGGCAGCCTGACGTTTTAATTGGGGGTTCGCTGAACCATGAATGGCACCACGCCGTCCACCGTCAAATCGGCGATGCGTACCATCGACATCATCGAATATGTCGTGGCGCGTCCGGCAGGCGTGGTGGCGCAGGAGATCGCCGCCGGCCTGGCTATCCCGGTCAGCAGCCTGTCCTACCTGCTCGCGACGCTGGCGGAACGCCACTATCTGACCCGCGAAGGGCGGCGTTACCTGCCCGGCCCTGCGCTGGAGCGGCTGGCGTCGCCGAGGATCGCCATGTCGCTGGCCGACAAGGTCCGGCCGCTGGTCAAGTCGCTGCGGTTGCAGATGAACGAGACCGCGTCCTTCTTCATCCGCGACGGCTGGCATCTGGAAGCGATCGTCACCGAGACGGCCGAACAATCGCTGCGCTATTCTATCAGCGTCGGCACGCGCAGTCCGCTCCATTGCCTGGCGGCGGGCAAGGCGCTGCTGGCCACCATGAGCGACGAGGAACTCGACGGCTATTTCGCGCAGGCGCGGCTGGAGAGCTTCACCCCCAGCAGCATCACTGACGAGGCGCAGTTGCGCGCCGAACTGGCGGAGGTCCGCGCCACCGGCATCGGCCGCACGCGCGAGGAATATACGCCGGGCATTTGCGGCCTGGGCATGGCGGTGATGGTGGACGATGTGGCGGTCGGCGCGTTTGCGCTGGCGATTCCCGTGCCGCGTTTCACCGCCGACGTGGAAGGGCGGACCATCGCCAAGCTGGAGCAGGCGGTCAGCCTTTTCACCGCCGCGGAGATGCCGGCGGTCTAAGGCGTAGTGCGTTATGGACGCGACGGGCCGAAGTATACAGTGTCGTGGGGTGAAACGGGCCAATAGTGTGCGCCAAGCCATAGCGACGCCACGCTGAGGCCACAGATGGGTCACATCCGCGTCAGGGTGACGCCACACCGACGCCACGACTGGGTCACCGCGACGCGACGCTGACGCGCCCGGCGCGCGACACCGAAGCGACAGGGCGGCGGAGGAGGTCGGGCAGGCGCGGATATGCTGGTCCATCTACAAGGAGAGATCAGACAAAATCCTACATTGGAAGAGTTTTGGTTGAGCGGGTTAGGGTGGCTTCCTGCCATTCCCCTCCCGCCAGCGGGAGGGGGAACATGTCCGCTCTTGGTCGTCACCGGACCAATAGCTTTGCGCGCCCTCATCCCCGAAACGAAAACGGGGGACACCTTGCAGGCATCCCCCATCCCATCCCGCTCAGGATGTCATGCTGTTACGCAGCCTTGGTGCGCCAGCCGTCGGCATAATTGTCGCGCGCGGCTTCCGAATAGGGGACCGAGGAGACGATCGCCTTGATTTCGGTCTGGACATGGCGCTCGACGGTGGGCTTCGACGTGCCGCCATCGGGTTCGCCCCACAGCAGGGTGACTTCGGTGCCCGGCGCGGCATATTCCGCGTCGACCATCGCCAGCGCCAGGAAGCGGCCGGCGTTGATGGTGTAGCCGATCCAGGTGGACAGGCCGACGGTCTTGCCGTCCTTGAGCACCGCATCATAGGGGTGCATGCAATAGACGGCGCTGGGGAATTCGAGGAACTTCGCCTTGTCGCCGGTCTGGAGCATCGAGCTCATGACGCGGACAATGTCTTCATTGTCGAGGGCCAGCGTGACCTTTTGCCGATGCGGCTGGTCCTTGATCTTTTCCAGCGCTTCGCGGCCGACGAACTCATGGTCGAACTTGACCATGATGCCATAGCCCAGTTCCCAGGGGTTGAGATAATAGTCTTCGATATTGTCGGAGACGAAGCTGCCGCCGAGCGAGCATTTGCCTTCATAGCTGTTTTCGCTGGCCCACTCGCGGAAGCCCTTCGAGCCCTCGCCGGTATAGGTGGCGGGCAGCGGCGAGGGGATCCAGCCGGATTCCAGTGTGTTGGACGAATAGGTGCGGCCGCCGCAGAGGGTCAGGCCATAATCCTTGCCCGCTTCGATCAGCGCATTGCGGACGGTGTCATAATCCTTCCAGGGACCAAACAGTTCGTAGCCGGGCTGGCCCGCCATGCCGTGACGCAGCGCGCGCACTTCGACGCCGGCGATATTGATCGGCGCCATGTGGAAGAATTTAAGGTCCGGCGGAGTCTGGCCCATCGCCTTTTCCAGCACCGGCATGGCGTTGGGGCCCTGCAGCTGGAAGCGATAGTTGCGGCGATAGCCCTGCTGGTCGAGCGGGCGGGCGATGGTCCGCTCGTCGCGTTCCACCTTCACGTCCCACTTGCCGGTCGAGGCCCAATATTCGACCCATTCGATCGAGGGGGCGCGGCCGACTAGTTCGAACTTTTCTTCTTCCAGATAGAAGAGGATGACGTCGCCGATCACATAGCCTTCGGGCGTGACGGGGGCGAACTGCTTGGCGCGGTTGGGCACGAAGCCCTTGAAGCTGTTGGGGGCGAGGTAGGACAGCATGTCGAACGCGCCGGGGCCGGTGACGAGCAGATCGACCATGTGGAAGCTCTGGTTGAACAGGACCGAGCTTTCCGCCCAGCTGCGCTGTTCGTCGCGCCAGTTGCTATATTCGCCCGGCACGCCCGGATAGGCATTGGGGCCGACCTGCTGGTTACGCAGGAATGTGACGATGTCGCCCTTTTCATCGAGCAGTTGCTGCAGGGTCTTGTCAGTCATTCAAACCTCTCCTTCGACTTGATCTGGAAGTGCACGAAAATCTGGCGCGGGGCGTGTGTTGAGCCATTCGCGCAAGAGTTGGTTGAAGGCCTGTGGCGCTTCCGCAGGCATCATATGGCCGGCGCCTTCCACGATGCGCAGTTGCGCATTGGGGATGGCGGCGGCGATGGATTCATGTTGCGCGACCGGGGACCATTGGTCCTGCCGGCCGACCATGACGACCGTCGGGCAGGCGATGGTGGGCAACAGCGTATCGACTGACGGGCGGCCCAGCAGCGCTTCGATCTGCGCTTCGAACGTGGGCAGGCCGGCATCGACCGCCATGGCGTAGAGCGCGTCCATCAGGGCTTCGTTGCGCAGGGCCGCAAAGCCCATCATCGGCGGGAGCCATTCGCCCACCAGTGCGCCGATGCCCTGGGCGCGGCCAATGTCGCGCAACTGGTAGCGACTCTCGCGCTCGCCGGGCTTGACCGGATGGACGCCGGTGTCGACCAGAGCGAGGCGTTCGACGCGATCGGGCGCCTTGCGCAGCACTTCCAACGCGACCCGCGCGCCCATGGAATGGCCCAGCAGGGCGCAGCGATCGGGCATGCAGGCAAGGACATAATCGGCCATCGCCTCGATTCGATCACAACCGACGTAAAAACCATCGACCACGGCGCTATCAGGGAAGGCCGCCAGCGTTTCGCCAAACATGCGGGAATCGCACAGCAATCCCGGCAGGATCAGGAGGGGCGCGCCGACATCGCGATCTGATGATTTCGCATCCATGAATATTTCATCTACACGAATATTCTGGAGTGGGCCAGAGAGAAAATGCACGCTCTGACGGTTCCGCGACCGCTTTATGGCAGGTGTATTTCTTCATCGGCCGGGCGCAGGTGCGACAGCAGCAGGACCAGCGCGGCGACCGCCGAGCCGAGCGCGAGCAGCAGGGAGGTGACCCCCCTGCCCGCCCCCACCGCCAGCAATTGTCCGGCGAGAAACGGGCCTAGCGCCGCGCCCATACGGCCGAAGCCGATCACCGTGCCGGTGCCGGTCGCGCGCAAGGTGGTGGGATAGATATTGGCGATCAACGCATAGAGGCCGACGACCGATCCGTTGGCAAGGAAACCCAGGATGAAGGCTGCAACTTGGAGCCAGACCATGGCGGCGGGGACCGCGCCGAAGACCGCGACCGCGACCGCCGCGCCGCCCAGCCCGCCGATCACCAGCGGGCGCAGGCCCAGCCGCGGCGACAGGAAGCCCAGCGTCAGCCCGCCGATCGCGCCGCCCATGTTCATGAAAACCGACACGATCGTCGCCCGCGACGGATCGAAGCCCAGCGCCACGACCAGCGAGGGTGCCCAGCCCAGCGCATAGTAAAAGGTCATCATGTGCAGGCCGTACATGAAGATGAGGGCGATGGTGGTGGCGCGATAGCGGGTCGCGAAGAGCTGACCCATCGATGCTTTGGGTTCGTCCACGATTCTGACCTGCCCGGCCTGCGGCTGGCCGAGGCGGCGCAATATGGCGTTGATGCGCGGCAGCGCGGCGGGGCCGTGGCGGGTGGCGAGCCAGGCGACCGATTCGGGCAAGCATAGCA
This window contains:
- a CDS encoding nuclear transport factor 2 family protein encodes the protein MTDDERRAIEQDCARLVALYANLNDAGRWADVAALYAPDGRMARPTAPGEWTEGRDAILAAFLARPARTTRHVCSNVVIDVLSEGEATGESAMLLFTGEGGPKVGSFHDRFVRIETGWRFAERRGSLTF
- a CDS encoding IclR family transcriptional regulator, whose translation is MNGTTPSTVKSAMRTIDIIEYVVARPAGVVAQEIAAGLAIPVSSLSYLLATLAERHYLTREGRRYLPGPALERLASPRIAMSLADKVRPLVKSLRLQMNETASFFIRDGWHLEAIVTETAEQSLRYSISVGTRSPLHCLAAGKALLATMSDEELDGYFAQARLESFTPSSITDEAQLRAELAEVRATGIGRTREEYTPGICGLGMAVMVDDVAVGAFALAIPVPRFTADVEGRTIAKLEQAVSLFTAAEMPAV
- a CDS encoding alpha/beta fold hydrolase — its product is MDAKSSDRDVGAPLLILPGLLCDSRMFGETLAAFPDSAVVDGFYVGCDRIEAMADYVLACMPDRCALLGHSMGARVALEVLRKAPDRVERLALVDTGVHPVKPGERESRYQLRDIGRAQGIGALVGEWLPPMMGFAALRNEALMDALYAMAVDAGLPTFEAQIEALLGRPSVDTLLPTIACPTVVMVGRQDQWSPVAQHESIAAAIPNAQLRIVEGAGHMMPAEAPQAFNQLLREWLNTRPAPDFRALPDQVEGEV
- a CDS encoding glycine cleavage T C-terminal barrel domain-containing protein, giving the protein MTDKTLQQLLDEKGDIVTFLRNQQVGPNAYPGVPGEYSNWRDEQRSWAESSVLFNQSFHMVDLLVTGPGAFDMLSYLAPNSFKGFVPNRAKQFAPVTPEGYVIGDVILFYLEEEKFELVGRAPSIEWVEYWASTGKWDVKVERDERTIARPLDQQGYRRNYRFQLQGPNAMPVLEKAMGQTPPDLKFFHMAPINIAGVEVRALRHGMAGQPGYELFGPWKDYDTVRNALIEAGKDYGLTLCGGRTYSSNTLESGWIPSPLPATYTGEGSKGFREWASENSYEGKCSLGGSFVSDNIEDYYLNPWELGYGIMVKFDHEFVGREALEKIKDQPHRQKVTLALDNEDIVRVMSSMLQTGDKAKFLEFPSAVYCMHPYDAVLKDGKTVGLSTWIGYTINAGRFLALAMVDAEYAAPGTEVTLLWGEPDGGTSKPTVERHVQTEIKAIVSSVPYSEAARDNYADGWRTKAA
- a CDS encoding MFS transporter; translation: MAVMPTTALPADDPRSILASRPMRLPQIVAIAICFLLNALDGFDILAVTFAAPGIARQWSVGPGAIGLVVSAGLAGMVVGSLTLGQLADRIGRRPQILLCLAIMVGGMFASAFAPNVVVLCLLRAFTGLGLGAVLAAVNAASAEFANRHRRDLAVSIMAAGYPVGGIVGGWGAAQLLKSHGWESIFLAGAGATALMVPLVLLCLPESVAWLATRHGPAALPRINAILRRLGQPQAGQVRIVDEPKASMGQLFATRYRATTIALIFMYGLHMMTFYYALGWAPSLVVALGFDPSRATIVSVFMNMGGAIGGLTLGFLSPRLGLRPLVIGGLGGAAVAVAVFGAVPAAMVWLQVAAFILGFLANGSVVGLYALIANIYPTTLRATGTGTVIGFGRMGAALGPFLAGQLLAVGAGRGVTSLLLALGSAVAALVLLLSHLRPADEEIHLP